One genomic window of Cololabis saira isolate AMF1-May2022 chromosome 3, fColSai1.1, whole genome shotgun sequence includes the following:
- the sult2st3 gene encoding sulfotransferase family 2, cytosolic sulfotransferase 3 isoform X2, producing MSSPEYLQYHGLLLPSEAHSWESLEYAQHFSVEDTDVFAVTYPKSGTAWMQEILPLLLNGGDLTPIHTVVNWDRVPWLEEKRLAQIVDQLTSPRPMVTHLPYNLMPPSFYSSKAKAIYVMRNPKDTLVSSYYFHQMAAFLEDPGTFDEFMDKFLDGKVLFGKWTDHVKSWRRAELGDRIMFITYEEMVQDLPAALRRMSDFLCRNLSDEVIEKIAEHCTFKSMKANKMSNFSLVPKVYMDNEKSQFLRKGTAGDWKNHFSSEQVARFASVINKELEGESFSLPWSLE from the exons ATGTCGTCCCCCGAGTACCTTCAGTACCACGGCCTTCTCCTGCCATCCGAAGCCCACAGCTGGGAGAGTTTGGAGTATGCCCAACATTTCTCTGTGGAGGACACCGATGTGTTTGCTGTGACTTATCCCAAGTCAG GTACAGCCTGGATGCAGGAGATACTTCCATTATTGCTGAATGGAGGCGATTTGACCCCAATTCACACTGTGGTGAACTGGGATCGGGTCCCTTGGCTGGAAGAGAAAAGACTGGCACAGATTGTGGATCAGTTGACATCTCCGCGACCAATGGTCACACACTTACCTTACAACTTGATGCCACCATCTTTCTACTCTTCCAAAGCCAAG GCGATCTATGTAATGAGGAACCCAAAGGACACCTTGGTGTCTTCATACTACTTCCACCAGATGGCAGCTTTCCTCGAAGATCCAGGAACTTTTGATGAGTTCATGGACAAATTCCTGGATGGcaaag TGCTTTTTGGAAAATGGACTGATCATGTGAAGAGCTGGAGACGTGCGGAGCTGGGAGACAGAATAATGTTCATCACATATGAAGAAATGGTTCAG GACCTGCCTGCAGCTCTCAGGCGTATGTCAGACTTTCTGTGCCGTAACCTGAGTGACGAGGTCATCGAGAAGATAGCAGAGCATTGCACTTTTAAGTCCATGAAAGCCAACAAGATGTCCAACTTCAGTTTGGTCCCTAAGGTCTACATGGACAATGAAAAGTCTCAATTTCTGAGGAAAG GTACTGCTGGAGACTGGAAGAACCACTTCAGCTCAGAGCAAGTGGCCCGATTCGCATCAGTCATCAACAAAGAGCTGGAGGGGGAGAGTTTCTCTCTGCCATGGAGCCTGGAGTGA
- the sult2st3 gene encoding sulfotransferase family 2, cytosolic sulfotransferase 3 isoform X1 — MSSCEELYMLHHGVLLPRETHSAESLKFAHDLKFKDDDVLAVTYPKSGTAWMQEILPLLLNGGDLTPIHTVVNWDRVPWLEEKRLAQIVDQLTSPRPMVTHLPYNLMPPSFYSSKAKAIYVMRNPKDTLVSSYYFHQMAAFLEDPGTFDEFMDKFLDGKVLFGKWTDHVKSWRRAELGDRIMFITYEEMVQDLPAALRRMSDFLCRNLSDEVIEKIAEHCTFKSMKANKMSNFSLVPKVYMDNEKSQFLRKGTAGDWKNHFSSEQVARFASVINKELEGESFSLPWSLE, encoded by the exons ATGTCGTCCTGTGAAGAGTTGTACATGCTTCATCACGGAGTTCTGCTTCCCAGAGAGACGCACTCTGCAGAGAGTTTGAAGTTTGCGCATGACTTAAAGTTTAAAGACGACGACGTGCTGGCTGTCACATACCCGAAGTCAG GTACAGCCTGGATGCAGGAGATACTTCCATTATTGCTGAATGGAGGCGATTTGACCCCAATTCACACTGTGGTGAACTGGGATCGGGTCCCTTGGCTGGAAGAGAAAAGACTGGCACAGATTGTGGATCAGTTGACATCTCCGCGACCAATGGTCACACACTTACCTTACAACTTGATGCCACCATCTTTCTACTCTTCCAAAGCCAAG GCGATCTATGTAATGAGGAACCCAAAGGACACCTTGGTGTCTTCATACTACTTCCACCAGATGGCAGCTTTCCTCGAAGATCCAGGAACTTTTGATGAGTTCATGGACAAATTCCTGGATGGcaaag TGCTTTTTGGAAAATGGACTGATCATGTGAAGAGCTGGAGACGTGCGGAGCTGGGAGACAGAATAATGTTCATCACATATGAAGAAATGGTTCAG GACCTGCCTGCAGCTCTCAGGCGTATGTCAGACTTTCTGTGCCGTAACCTGAGTGACGAGGTCATCGAGAAGATAGCAGAGCATTGCACTTTTAAGTCCATGAAAGCCAACAAGATGTCCAACTTCAGTTTGGTCCCTAAGGTCTACATGGACAATGAAAAGTCTCAATTTCTGAGGAAAG GTACTGCTGGAGACTGGAAGAACCACTTCAGCTCAGAGCAAGTGGCCCGATTCGCATCAGTCATCAACAAAGAGCTGGAGGGGGAGAGTTTCTCTCTGCCATGGAGCCTGGAGTGA
- the sult2st3 gene encoding sulfotransferase family 2, cytosolic sulfotransferase 3 isoform X3, with protein MQEILPLLLNGGDLTPIHTVVNWDRVPWLEEKRLAQIVDQLTSPRPMVTHLPYNLMPPSFYSSKAKAIYVMRNPKDTLVSSYYFHQMAAFLEDPGTFDEFMDKFLDGKVLFGKWTDHVKSWRRAELGDRIMFITYEEMVQDLPAALRRMSDFLCRNLSDEVIEKIAEHCTFKSMKANKMSNFSLVPKVYMDNEKSQFLRKGTAGDWKNHFSSEQVARFASVINKELEGESFSLPWSLE; from the exons ATGCAGGAGATACTTCCATTATTGCTGAATGGAGGCGATTTGACCCCAATTCACACTGTGGTGAACTGGGATCGGGTCCCTTGGCTGGAAGAGAAAAGACTGGCACAGATTGTGGATCAGTTGACATCTCCGCGACCAATGGTCACACACTTACCTTACAACTTGATGCCACCATCTTTCTACTCTTCCAAAGCCAAG GCGATCTATGTAATGAGGAACCCAAAGGACACCTTGGTGTCTTCATACTACTTCCACCAGATGGCAGCTTTCCTCGAAGATCCAGGAACTTTTGATGAGTTCATGGACAAATTCCTGGATGGcaaag TGCTTTTTGGAAAATGGACTGATCATGTGAAGAGCTGGAGACGTGCGGAGCTGGGAGACAGAATAATGTTCATCACATATGAAGAAATGGTTCAG GACCTGCCTGCAGCTCTCAGGCGTATGTCAGACTTTCTGTGCCGTAACCTGAGTGACGAGGTCATCGAGAAGATAGCAGAGCATTGCACTTTTAAGTCCATGAAAGCCAACAAGATGTCCAACTTCAGTTTGGTCCCTAAGGTCTACATGGACAATGAAAAGTCTCAATTTCTGAGGAAAG GTACTGCTGGAGACTGGAAGAACCACTTCAGCTCAGAGCAAGTGGCCCGATTCGCATCAGTCATCAACAAAGAGCTGGAGGGGGAGAGTTTCTCTCTGCCATGGAGCCTGGAGTGA